Proteins encoded in a region of the Zea mays cultivar B73 chromosome 4, Zm-B73-REFERENCE-NAM-5.0, whole genome shotgun sequence genome:
- the LOC100275792 gene encoding uncharacterized protein isoform X2, whose translation MEASIPSFESMPILCGMKEMETSQTANLGIHQELGPEISQNPMGNHVNPEKETNEIPGSEVNQELVEICQGAVVETDTIQENQAVPEAGLEVNEETVETCQETAAESDVNLEKQTSDPGVIYRCRKCRRMLATQEFVVTHEVGAGGKSFRAGKRSNVHEDDEKPECPCIFVEPMKWMQTVEEGYVAKKLFCMGCKARLGQFNWAGMQCSCGAWVIPAFQLTKSKIDQCSM comes from the exons ATGGAGGCTTCAATTCCAAGTTTTGAAAGcatg CCAATATTATGTGGCATGAAAGAGATGGAAACCAGTCAGACGGCCAACTTGGGGATTCATCAGGAGCTGGGACCAGAGATCAGTCAAAATCCCATGGGAAATCATGTTAACCCAGAAAAGGAAACTAATGAAATTCCAGGATCTGAGGTTAACCAAGAGCTTGTGGAAATATGCCAGGGCGCAGTGGTGGAAACTGATACGATCCAAGAAAATCAAGCTGTTCCAGAGGCAGGCTTAGAGGTTAATGAAGAGACTGTGGAAACATGCCAGGAAACAGCTGCAGAATCTGATGTTAACCTAGAGAAGCAAACTTCTGATCCAGGTGTTATTTACCGCTGCAGAAAATGCCGGAGAATGCTTGCAACACAAGAATTTGTTGTTACCCATGAAGTAGGTGCAGGTGGCAAAAGCTTCAGAGCAGGCAAACGGTCTAATGTGCATGAGGATGATGAGAAACCAGAATGTCCATGCATCTTCGTGGAGCCCATGAAGTGGATGCAAACTG TGGAAGAAGGATATGTTGCGAAAAAGCTCTTTTGCATGGGATGTAAAGCTCGTCTGGGACAGTTCAATTGGGCTGGTATGCAGTGCAGCTGCGGAGCCTGGGTGATTCCAGCATTTCAGCTGACCAAAAGTAAGATCGACCAATGCTCAATGTAA
- the LOC100275792 gene encoding uncharacterized protein isoform X3 yields MKEMETSQTANLGIHQELGPEISQNPMGNHVNPEKETNEIPGSEVNQELVEICQGAVVETDTIQENQAVPEAGLEVNEETVETCQETAAESDVNLEKQTSDPGVIYRCRKCRRMLATQEFVVTHEVGAGGKSFRAGKRSNVHEDDEKPECPCIFVEPMKWMQTVEEGYVAKKLFCMGCKARLGQFNWAGMQCSCGAWVIPAFQLTKSKIDQCSM; encoded by the exons ATGAAAGAGATGGAAACCAGTCAGACGGCCAACTTGGGGATTCATCAGGAGCTGGGACCAGAGATCAGTCAAAATCCCATGGGAAATCATGTTAACCCAGAAAAGGAAACTAATGAAATTCCAGGATCTGAGGTTAACCAAGAGCTTGTGGAAATATGCCAGGGCGCAGTGGTGGAAACTGATACGATCCAAGAAAATCAAGCTGTTCCAGAGGCAGGCTTAGAGGTTAATGAAGAGACTGTGGAAACATGCCAGGAAACAGCTGCAGAATCTGATGTTAACCTAGAGAAGCAAACTTCTGATCCAGGTGTTATTTACCGCTGCAGAAAATGCCGGAGAATGCTTGCAACACAAGAATTTGTTGTTACCCATGAAGTAGGTGCAGGTGGCAAAAGCTTCAGAGCAGGCAAACGGTCTAATGTGCATGAGGATGATGAGAAACCAGAATGTCCATGCATCTTCGTGGAGCCCATGAAGTGGATGCAAACTG TGGAAGAAGGATATGTTGCGAAAAAGCTCTTTTGCATGGGATGTAAAGCTCGTCTGGGACAGTTCAATTGGGCTGGTATGCAGTGCAGCTGCGGAGCCTGGGTGATTCCAGCATTTCAGCTGACCAAAAGTAAGATCGACCAATGCTCAATGTAA
- the LOC100275792 gene encoding uncharacterized protein isoform X1 yields MTIWEITCVFKGVGNIKSNCALMEASIPSFESMPILCGMKEMETSQTANLGIHQELGPEISQNPMGNHVNPEKETNEIPGSEVNQELVEICQGAVVETDTIQENQAVPEAGLEVNEETVETCQETAAESDVNLEKQTSDPGVIYRCRKCRRMLATQEFVVTHEVGAGGKSFRAGKRSNVHEDDEKPECPCIFVEPMKWMQTVEEGYVAKKLFCMGCKARLGQFNWAGMQCSCGAWVIPAFQLTKSKIDQCSM; encoded by the exons ATGACGATATGGGAGATTACCTGTGTTTTTAAAG GTGTGGGCAATATCAAATCAAACTGTGCACTTATGGAGGCTTCAATTCCAAGTTTTGAAAGcatg CCAATATTATGTGGCATGAAAGAGATGGAAACCAGTCAGACGGCCAACTTGGGGATTCATCAGGAGCTGGGACCAGAGATCAGTCAAAATCCCATGGGAAATCATGTTAACCCAGAAAAGGAAACTAATGAAATTCCAGGATCTGAGGTTAACCAAGAGCTTGTGGAAATATGCCAGGGCGCAGTGGTGGAAACTGATACGATCCAAGAAAATCAAGCTGTTCCAGAGGCAGGCTTAGAGGTTAATGAAGAGACTGTGGAAACATGCCAGGAAACAGCTGCAGAATCTGATGTTAACCTAGAGAAGCAAACTTCTGATCCAGGTGTTATTTACCGCTGCAGAAAATGCCGGAGAATGCTTGCAACACAAGAATTTGTTGTTACCCATGAAGTAGGTGCAGGTGGCAAAAGCTTCAGAGCAGGCAAACGGTCTAATGTGCATGAGGATGATGAGAAACCAGAATGTCCATGCATCTTCGTGGAGCCCATGAAGTGGATGCAAACTG TGGAAGAAGGATATGTTGCGAAAAAGCTCTTTTGCATGGGATGTAAAGCTCGTCTGGGACAGTTCAATTGGGCTGGTATGCAGTGCAGCTGCGGAGCCTGGGTGATTCCAGCATTTCAGCTGACCAAAAGTAAGATCGACCAATGCTCAATGTAA
- the LOC100275170 gene encoding uncharacterized protein LOC100275170, translating into MSCVPVMAASFGDIIPTYSMSGFKDWRNAHGPGKLWHVALNFANWRPDVDHFGTRVKPPVWSARNKTDGEGKKVSGDKSQRLITVLFVFE; encoded by the exons ATGTCCTGTGTGCCTGTCATGGCGGCTTCTTTTGGCGACATCATACCAACATATTCAATGTCAGGCTTTAAAG ATTGGAGAAACGCCCATGGGCCTGGCAAACTGTGGCATGTGGCTTTGAACTTTGCCAATTGGAGACCTGATGTGGATCATTTTGGGACGCGAGTTAAGCCCCCTGTTTGGAGTGCCAGAAACAAAACAGATGGAGAAGGGAAAAAGGTGTCAGGGGATAAGAGCCAGCGCCTGATCACCGTTTTATTCGTTTTTGAGTAA
- the LOC100382601 gene encoding uncharacterized protein isoform X1 — MEGRLQLVNSVLSSLPTYAMCTLQVPAAVLEYIDTARRHCLWRNSDSNAKFKPLVAWNKCTRPKKKGGLGVINLRSQNSYLRMKFLDKLYNRKQIPWVNLVWNTYYSDGKTPHASKFMGSFWWRDALKLCDLFRGISNCKVGDGKTVLFWHDLWNDNIRRNKFPRLFTFAKNQSISVASFLTQENLTDNFHLPLTEQANTELQQLPDEVQQIRESVIEPEEKDSWSYIWGNSTYSSTKLYHYTFKNVNPPKPFLWILESRCSNKLKVFAWLLLMDRLNTRNILKRKNFKVQGDNYSCALCQLQREETAFHLFFNCPFSQDCWRHLNIQWNHQIDFFATFQQARDLHGSPFFMEVFIIAAWQIWKQRNNFIFDRGRPSFIG, encoded by the exons ATGGAAG GGAGACTTCAACTTGTCAACTCTGTCCTCTCGTCTCTGCCAACATACGCCATGTGCACCTTACAAGTTCCAGCAGCGGTCTTGGAGTACATTGACACAGCCAGACGACACTGTTTGTGGCGTAATTCTGATAGCAATGCAAAATTTAAGCCTCTGGTGGCTTGGAATAAATGCACACGACCGAAGAAAAAAGGTGGTCTGGGGGTCATCAACCTAAGAAGCCAGAACTCGTATCTCCGAATGAAATTTCTTGACAAGCTCTACAACAGGAAACAAATCCCTTGGGTTAACCTGGTTTGGAATACATACTACTCTGACGGCAAGACCCCTCATGCATCCAAGTTCATGGGCTCGTTTTGGTGGAGAGACGCCCTTAAACTTTGTGATCTCTTCAGAGGAATCTCCAACTGTAAGGTTGGAGATGGTAAAACTGTTCTATTTTGGCATGATTTATGGAATGACAACATCCGCAGAAACAAATTTCCAAGGCTTTTCACCTTCGCAAAAAATCAAAGCATTTCGGTTGCTTCCTTTTTGACTCAGGAGAACTTGACAGACAATTTCCACTTACCCCTTACTGAGCAAGCAAACACTGAGCTGCAACAACTCCCGGATGAAGTGCAACAAATTCGAGAATCAGTGATTGAACCTGAAGAGAAAGACTCTTGGAGTTATATTTGGGGGAATAGCACCTACTCGTCAACTAAACTTTACCACTACACTTTCAAAAATGTGAATCCTCCAAAACCATTTCTCTGGATCTTGGAGTCCAGATGTTCAAACAAGCTTAAAGTCTTCGCCTGGCTGCTGTTGATGGACAGGCTGAACACCAGAAACATCCTAAAGAGAAAGAACTTTAAGGTTCAAGGCGACAACTACAGCTGTGCTCTTTGTCAACTTCAAAGAGAAGAAACTGCCTTCCATTTGTTCTTCAATTGCCCTTTCAGCCAAGACTGTTGGAGACATCTGAATATTCAGTGGAACCACCAAATTGACTTCTTTGCGACCTTTCAACAAGCCAGGGACTTGCACGGTTCACCATTCTTTATGGAGGTCTTTATCATAGCAGCTTGGCAAATCTGGAAGCAAAGAAACAATTTTATCTTTGACAGGGGACGACCATCTTTCATTGGCTAG
- the LOC100382601 gene encoding uncharacterized protein LOC100382601, producing MHLDALLSGVYEMSWMEGRLQLVNSVLSSLPTYAMCTLQVPAAVLEYIDTARRHCLWRNSDSNAKFKPLVAWNKCTRPKKKGGLGVINLRSQNSYLRMKFLDKLYNRKQIPWVNLVWNTYYSDGKTPHASKFMGSFWWRDALKLCDLFRGISNCKVGDGKTVLFWHDLWNDNIRRNKFPRLFTFAKNQSISVASFLTQENLTDNFHLPLTEQANTELQQLPDEVQQIRESVIEPEEKDSWSYIWGNSTYSSTKLYHYTFKNVNPPKPFLWILESRCSNKLKVFAWLLLMDRLNTRNILKRKNFKVQGDNYSCALCQLQREETAFHLFFNCPFSQDCWRHLNIQWNHQIDFFATFQQARDLHGSPFFMEVFIIAAWQIWKQRNNFIFDRGRPSFIG from the coding sequence GGAGACTTCAACTTGTCAACTCTGTCCTCTCGTCTCTGCCAACATACGCCATGTGCACCTTACAAGTTCCAGCAGCGGTCTTGGAGTACATTGACACAGCCAGACGACACTGTTTGTGGCGTAATTCTGATAGCAATGCAAAATTTAAGCCTCTGGTGGCTTGGAATAAATGCACACGACCGAAGAAAAAAGGTGGTCTGGGGGTCATCAACCTAAGAAGCCAGAACTCGTATCTCCGAATGAAATTTCTTGACAAGCTCTACAACAGGAAACAAATCCCTTGGGTTAACCTGGTTTGGAATACATACTACTCTGACGGCAAGACCCCTCATGCATCCAAGTTCATGGGCTCGTTTTGGTGGAGAGACGCCCTTAAACTTTGTGATCTCTTCAGAGGAATCTCCAACTGTAAGGTTGGAGATGGTAAAACTGTTCTATTTTGGCATGATTTATGGAATGACAACATCCGCAGAAACAAATTTCCAAGGCTTTTCACCTTCGCAAAAAATCAAAGCATTTCGGTTGCTTCCTTTTTGACTCAGGAGAACTTGACAGACAATTTCCACTTACCCCTTACTGAGCAAGCAAACACTGAGCTGCAACAACTCCCGGATGAAGTGCAACAAATTCGAGAATCAGTGATTGAACCTGAAGAGAAAGACTCTTGGAGTTATATTTGGGGGAATAGCACCTACTCGTCAACTAAACTTTACCACTACACTTTCAAAAATGTGAATCCTCCAAAACCATTTCTCTGGATCTTGGAGTCCAGATGTTCAAACAAGCTTAAAGTCTTCGCCTGGCTGCTGTTGATGGACAGGCTGAACACCAGAAACATCCTAAAGAGAAAGAACTTTAAGGTTCAAGGCGACAACTACAGCTGTGCTCTTTGTCAACTTCAAAGAGAAGAAACTGCCTTCCATTTGTTCTTCAATTGCCCTTTCAGCCAAGACTGTTGGAGACATCTGAATATTCAGTGGAACCACCAAATTGACTTCTTTGCGACCTTTCAACAAGCCAGGGACTTGCACGGTTCACCATTCTTTATGGAGGTCTTTATCATAGCAGCTTGGCAAATCTGGAAGCAAAGAAACAATTTTATCTTTGACAGGGGACGACCATCTTTCATTGGCTAG